A single Eremothecium sinecaudum strain ATCC 58844 chromosome VIII, complete sequence DNA region contains:
- the CSF1 gene encoding Csf1p (Syntenic homolog of Ashbya gossypii AGR088W; Syntenic homolog of Saccharomyces cerevisiae YLR087C (CSF1)), with the protein MNIDQDFRIVPLTEQLKFGWVFFAYWVLFTTVAIFGIFYVGRLFGFIITHLLNWVIWPLYRAKVNIQSISISPIGGKIHFKNVSIINKDLTISVLNGTLTWRYWLPACRLPSYYGEKASDDRLPCRLHLECDGLELFLYNLCEPYERILEEMHRAEEAKKHYMHHEAGIKHKISETKMKEHIGRKGFSLFGGGRAAPEGQKSLSRFLEQLPLEINVKKGAVTVGNYETPSLIIIGYDKLDGILDIDSPTAPVDCYKIKVEATTYDLNISMKPNISFENVNPIKTHIETRRVSRFWGAIKGFMKGKILYPFRTVSKKTSPPRGVNSHLQAWKGLLFYKVANKSDISELQYDVEHHEYAKYTKILKAKKINITYACDVLETTLEPPLSGKDLPPPEFSIDFLLYDANICYGPWAHRQSQHLIKLFFPTVYKTEKSEEDSNLEKNSTRGFTELKLSMMIMEDSVWRIPTKEASKDAAFLEKYKTTRDNSRAFGWLDIQLQKDTNASLVTSLVLRDSKFENTFHSILENMVIRTSVNNDIMLMAKRHVVNADLSRPELWNSNIEWIINCTSSNLEAFILRDHITLLTDLISDFSSSEPVPYDLFRPFLYQLNLEIDHYDIHLNVNDANIIDNALDLNENCYLTLQGESASLSAEIPYHSIAQPYTAVSYKLLTPQVELLLNTPPWHTVNEFMRFKEFGRTYEFAAQGSYIMYYSVDIDNVDTFTIDCETRFSTVHCSGFLLRYMMNVIDNYFGDFTHFRTTEEYTEELSHEDSSNNQVSLLGKQNDYRSATRVDLGIGTNTDTIIKKSNDTKSSKKSLYRKTTNEIDIWFTLKISDGNFLFPENIYDYESCIGVHCDSIEIDLRYLKYYLDTKVGVYSSYIKRYTDVTPNLMLIKMLERGSVIKNYQVYVTDMHLHQHRMLGVPPSNDSYVIKSDISLGTIESNCDIDMAIGVLNAFKKFIFGFKDIEDLLNYESNTPPALNCFTFTVDYISLKMKVNDVNLEYNLKLSEGSFQFIDLENSNYSNRKDLEISKIEFLVSLINDDQNLCQLTTSVSATNFIRHHDFNSGVQSQREHIALNDAPFHRCRFLLNSYLRSLPAYNNLYGCIPPSSSIPMLSEPITSKNFNSILEYFLLIVQPDFSSEKAPDIANDVVALSSSTEDKLLEPHSPRNLPTFMASNSLEGMLFDLDSFVVELPEVKGFLHVDVLISFGRIYDLLFDNSIMDRLDDIEMDIVHHYLSLLSDFAHCKELKLKCSTVDVALVTEQDLEKGTLLNYIDFKADRINVDFRMLKGPADGIISVPVKEMSSIFFKSDLISSRVFLHSLNSSKQAGSPALSCFFKAIEGYGHLEDQLVWNTNVQHGSLYLDHERLERIFEFLSKLLKEFDDFSVIVGKAISNRYTRRRALLMQLSLAGQDFNINHDAPVITKPAVIVRLSGQHIREEKSWKIITRLRYILNNMPSEWDLEKSTILHKKNFKLPAICRKQFLDVFTKWRSWEISDVEGTYIYRKTFMDYGKDKGSVDFKFRLCLDLFVADIDYKHDKLFTARGFTIDMKKALLKPNIAESSPLHDCRCFSSLLFSADDIHINLQWPVMKLVDTIQSLSAHGNSDIKSLAKNKLCQESALQSVSIQIREFYVDIIMEEIELGLSCRNYYLALFASLPFDAKYPILSITNSSDLLSASLCYNTEELLACHLSFISNNAFLLLDHKCYKIETKLESITVEAGVSKSDEIFLNATESLNRQLNRLYTDLAALSILNFRKDMEGMDESIIPHYSIKLQSNNVSFGLRTLYPLSIDTTLKDLDFSISAAEVRKLSASVTDINFDLSSNSHLKNYMRYSQSKLSVYGDLSGFDSGNGSIEIETGISKVSMFEPSANFHYLLDDSILVFQRISNLKIGLAQLNIMNKGNALMSPFSKVIPPDLKFTMEYAGVLLEFGTTLYIMEFNKIEYSLASATIDPLDISKRYKGHCSVGSLCFLIKDRRIAQRLSKVLDCSFKVLLVNTSVLNFESLQVESSYFRVCLSPTSFIRLLWLENKIAAMKIMYSEKMDDFSTNSFSFADKGRFFSPSLKSAQVLSYNLCVGWIFDIDNYNDSGLIWGYERLFAAYDMPYGKLTLLDAYFCPAYGYASNTFYVKGNERETMNRSYLPSMQIYYMLIEEDGKKDFVVNVKGEELDISLLSDFVTIAEKAIQSVHKVQTLKKAMIDPIGLNRKGKPRNADWSYLDYYPISVRSVKCIIDYAGCALHIYSEDDIENNTCALEIRSPAYEVEFEYQYLPHNLQSHWLRMLVTVNATRNTFFPTCTPIIRDLRRNFSEILNRPINQTPISASNSEKPSINYHNILKSFDLAIFIDIGQQELSLTCEPHAKVQTCIGFEKLAIKVFSNEILSDDPLIMSIEVCDLIATFRHIYSREVGASLSLRHINTVFNLTQMDTIRMYGSTLISEPSLYFNIEHVRDLKVFLELWSVDDDPSLRGDGLFSGKATHDTVSLVSSVPHSSKTSNFTWQYFIGVTGVTADVNLGPSLGIVGMACDTIWTVSEQDKYYTHSLTLSMGEINMCSAGRLGGSMTIKDMNVLSRLSWILKRDKVAMPVISFTLEITSVESKLSSDYNMFFIGIIQDMAIKAFNEIDEDGVVADLLSVAVSLHSLQVFTTSLASANIYDIYKKVAQLAGDNEPIQPKEIREKDAEGASSNTPGTFDSLTTLRTKFSLDIGLLRLQVSTSTLFDSHVLVLKATNITANTLLESSVNIKTELNWQLHKISLSLSTLKHDLDDKKVNEIGIMEYVALASSASGGMIVDAPSIYIAMTVWELPPSNVLEYLFSSSFGGTIDVKWNLAPIGFFRELWNTHVNSMKMRHVHEGARALNILEGEQLEDMKLEVNLGDEYKYVPLQPPHIEVPRIKELGDATPPIEWFGVNRDSFPGLTHQVMIIPLQQLSKFAERKYAKALRR; encoded by the coding sequence ATGAATATTGATCAAGATTTCAGAATTGTACCACTTACTGAGCAGTTAAAGTTTGGGTGGGTTTTCTTTGCATATTGGGTTTTGTTTACTACAGTAGCGATATTCGGTATCTTCTATGTGGGAAGGTTATTTGGTTTTATCATTACACATCTATTAAATTGGGTCATCTGGCCACTATATAGAGCCAAGGTGAACATTCAGTCGATATCAATTTCTCCTATTGGCGGTAAGATTcattttaaaaatgttTCCATTATTAATAAAGATCTAACTATATCGGTTTTAAATGGGACCCTGACTTGGAGGTACTGGTTACCTGCTTGCAGACTTCCCAGCTACTATGGAGAAAAGGCGTCCGATGATAGATTGCCTTGTCGCTTGCATTTAGAATGTGATGGCTTAGAATTGTTTCTTTATAATTTGTGTGAGCCATACGAACGGATACTGGAAGAGATGCATAGGGCTGAAGAGGCTAAAAAGCACTATATGCATCACGAAGCAGGTATTAAGCATAAAATATCAGAGACTAAGATGAAGGAACACATTGGAAGGAAAGGTTTTAGTTTGTTTGGGGGCGGCCGGGCCGCTCCCGAAGGCCAGAAGAGCCTGTCTCGGTTTCTCGAGCAGTTACCGCTTGAGATTAATGTTAAGAAAGGAGCTGTTACTGTAGGTAATTATGAAACTCCTAGCCTTATTATAATAGGTTACGATAAGTTAGACGGTATATTGGACATTGATTCACCTACAGCGCCTGTTGATTGCTACAAAATAAAGGTCGAGGCCACAACTTATGATCTGAATATTTCTATGAAACCAAATATATCCTTTGAAAATGTGAATCCCATTAAGACTCACATCGAGACCAGGAGAGTATCACGGTTTTGGGGTGCCATTAAAGGTTTTATGAAGGGCAAGATATTATATCCTTTTCGAACAGTTTCTAAGAAGACTTCGCCACCTAGGGGCGTTAATTCGCACCTACAAGCTTGGAAAGGCTTACTATTTTACAAAGTAGCTAATAAAAGCGATATTAGTGAACTACAATATGATGTTGAGCATCACGAATATGCTAAATATACCAAAATTTTGAAAGCGAAGAAAATAAACATAACCTACGCATGTGACGTGCTGGAAACGACATTGGAGCCACCTCTTTCTGGGAAGGATTTGCCTCCACCTGAATTTTCAATTGACTTTTTGCTTTACGATGCCAATATATGTTATGGGCCATGGGCGCATAGACAGTCGCAGCATTTAATAAAGCTGTTTTTCCCGACTGTATACAAGACTGAGAAGTCAGAGGAAGATAGCAATTTGGAAAAGAATAGCACCAGGGGATTTACGGAATTAAAATTGTCCATGATGATTATGGAAGACTCTGTTTGGCGAATTCCTACAAAGGAAGCTAGTAAAGACGCCGCTTTCTTAGAGAAATATAAAACGACAAGGGACAATTCCAGGGCATTTGGATGGCTAGATATACAATTGCAAAAAGATACCAATGCATCTTTGGTGACATCCTTGGTATTGAGGGATTCCAAGTTTGAGAACACCTTCCATTCTATATTAGAAAATATGGTTATCCGCACCAGTGTAAACAATGACATTATGTTAATGGCGAAAAGACATGTTGTTAATGCTGATCTGTCACGACCAGAATTATGGAATAGCAATATAGAATGGATAATTAACTGTACTTCCTCGAATCTTGAAGCCTTTATTTTACGCGACCACATCACTCTCCTAACTGACCTTATTTCTGACTTTTCTTCAAGCGAACCAGTTCCGTACGATTTATTCAGACCATTTCTCTATCAATTAAATTTAGAGATTGACCACTACGATATACATCTAAACGTTAACGATGCCAACATCATTGACAATGCTCTTGATTTAAATGAGAACTGTTACCTAACTTTACAAGGAGAATCTGCGAGCCTTAGCGCAGAAATACCTTATCATAGCATTGCACAGCCATACACAGCGGTCTCCTATAAATTACTTACCCCCCAGGTTGAGTTGCTTTTGAATACCCCGCCTTGGCACACAGTAAATGAATTTATGAGATTTAAAGAGTTCGGAAGGACATACGAATTCGCTGCCCAGGGATCTTACATTATGTACTATAGTGTTGATATTGACAATGTTGATACTTTTACAATAGATTGCGAGACCCGGTTTTCTACTGTTCACTGTTCTGGGTTCTTGTTGAGGTACATGATGAACGTGATAGACAACTATTTCGGTGATTTCACTCATTTTCGAACAACAGAGGAGTATACAGAGGAACTCTCTCATGAAGACTCTAGCAACAATCAGGTTAGTCTTTTAGGAAAACAAAATGATTACAGATCAGCCACGCGTGTAGACCTCGGTATAGGTACCAATACCGACACTATAATTAAAAAGTCAAATGACACTAAGTCATCTAAGAAATCCTTATACAGGAAAACCACTAATGAAATCGATATTTGGTTTACCCTTAAAATTTCCGATGGCAACTTTCTTTTCCCGGAGAACATATATGACTACGAATCATGCATTGGTGTACATTGTGATAGCATTGAGATTGATTTAAGGTACCTAAAATACTATTTGGACACGAAAGTTGGAGTTTATTCAAGTTATATCAAAAGATATACTGATGTAACGCCAAATTTAATGCTAATTAAGATGTTGGAACGCGGGTCTGTCATTAAAAATTATCAGGTTTACGTTACAGATATGCATCTTCACCAGCATCGAATGTTAGGTGTACCGCCATCAAATGACAGTTATGTCATAAAATCTGATATTAGCTTGGGTACTATTGAATCGAACTGTGATATTGATATGGCAATTGGAGTACTAAATGCTTTCAAAAAGTTTATATTTGGATTCAAGGACATTGAAGATCTCTTAAACTATGAAAGTAATACTCCTCCGGCATTGAATTGCTTTACTTTCACTGTTGATTATATTTCTTTGAAGATGAAGGTAAACGATGTGAATCTGGAGTATAATTTAAAGCTTTCAGAAGGATCATTCCAATTTATAGATCTGGAGAACAGCAATTATTCCAATAGAAAAGACTTAGAAATTTCGAAAATCGAGTTTTTGGTTTCGTTAATAAATGATGACCAAAATTTATGCCAACTAACCACGTCCGTTAGTGCTACAAACTTCATTCGTCACCATGATTTCAATAGTGGAGTCCAGTCCCAAAGAGAACATATTGCCCTGAATGATGCACCATTTCACCGATGCCGATTCTTACTAAATAGTTATTTGCGATCTCTTCCAGCGTACAATAACCTTTATGGTTGTATCCCTCCTAGTTCGTCAATACCAATGCTTTCTGAACCAATAACGTCCAAGAATTTTAACTCAATTTTAGAGTATTTCTTGCTCATTGTTCAGCCAGACTTTTCATCTGAGAAAGCCCCAGATATTGCAAACGATGTCGTTGCTCTTTCATCCTCTACTGAAGATAAACTGTTGGAACCACATAGTCCTAGAAATTTGCCGACATTTATGGCGTCGAATTCACTTGAAGGTATGCTTTTTGATCTGGACAGTTTCGTCGTTGAATTACCTGAAGTGAAGGGCTTCTTACATGTTGATGTTCTGATTTCATTTGGGAGGATATACGATCTGCTCTTTGATAATAGTATTATGGATAGACTCGATGACATTGAAATGGATATAGTTCATCATTATTTATCCTTATTATCCGATTTTGCACATTGTAAAGAACTAAAGCTAAAATGCAGTACGGTCGATGTTGCATTGGTTACAGAGCAAGACTTGGAAAAAGGAACCCTGCTCAATTACATTGATTTTAAGGCAGATAGGATAAACGTTGATTTTAGAATGCTTAAAGGACCCGCAGATGGTATTATCAGCGTCCCTGTGAAAGAAATGTCTTCCATTTTCTTCAAGTCGGATCTCATAAGCTCTCGTGTGTTCTTACACAGTCTAAACTCTTCTAAACAGgcaggttcaccagctCTATCATGCTTTTTCAAGGCCATTGAAGGCTATGGTCATTTGGAAGATCAACTTGTTTGGAATACAAACGTACAGCATGGCTCCTTGTATTTAGATCATGAAAGGCTAGAGCGTATTTTCGAATTCCTTTCTAAGTTATTAAAAGAATTCGACGACTTTTCTGTCATAGTTGGCAAAGCAATTTCTAACAGGTACACGAGAAGACGAGCATTGTTGATGCAACTATCACTAGCGGGACAGGACTTTAACATTAACCACGATGCACCCGTGATAACAAAACCGGCCGTTATAGTAAGATTATCAGGACAACATATTAGAGAAGAAAAAAGTTGGAAGATTATTACTCGTTTACGTTACATTTTGAATAATATGCCTAGTGAATGGGACTTAGAAAAGTCAACCATATTGCACAAGAAAAACTTTAAACTTCCAGCTATTTGCAGAAAACAATTTCTAGATGTGTTTACGAAGTGGAGGAGTTGGGAAATATCTGATGTTGAAGGAACTTATATTTATAGGAAGACCTTCATGGATTATGGAAAAGATAAAGGAAGTGTCGATTTTAAATTCCGTCTTTGCTTAGACCTATTTGTTGCAGATATTGATTATAAACATGACAAGCTCTTCACAGCAAGAGGGTTTACCATTGATATGAAAAAGGCTCTCTTAAAACCTAATATAGCAGAGTCATCTCCTTTGCATGATTGTAGGTGTTTTTCAAGCCTTTTATTTTCAGCTGATGATATACACATCAACTTGCAATGGCCAGTGATGAAACTGGTTGATACTATACAAAGTCTCTCAGCGCATGGCAATTCTGACATTAAATCGCTTGCTAAAAACAAGCTATGTCAAGAATCAGCCCTACAAAGTGTATCTATTCAAATTCGGGAATTTTACGTTGATATAATTATGGAGGAAATTGAACTAGGGCTCTCATGTCGGAATTATTATTTAGCTCTATTTGCTTCATTACCTTTTGATGCAAAATATCCGATTCTATCGATCACGAATTCATCCGATCTTTTATCGGCATCTCTTTGTTATAATACGGAGGAATTACTAGCTTGCCATCTATCATTTATTTCTAATAATGCATTTTTGCTATTAGATCACAAGTGCTATAAAATTGAGACAAAGTTAGAATCAATCACTGTGGAGGCTGGTGTATCTAAATCGGATGAGATATTTTTAAATGCAACCGAATCACTTAACAGACAGCTCAACAGGCTATATACCGATTTGGCTGCTTTGTCCATTCTAAATTTTAGAAAAGATATGGAAGGAATGGATGAGTCTATTATACCGCACTATTCCATTAAATTGCAGTCAAATAATGTCTCCTTTGGTTTAAGGACATTGTATCCTTTGTCAATCGATACTACTTTGAAAGATCTAGATTTCAGTATATCTGCAGCAGAAGTAAGAAAATTATCAGCATCAGTAACTGACATCAACTTCGACCTTTCCTCTAATAGTCACCTTAAAAATTATATGCGGTATTCACAATCAAAACTATCAGTATATGGCGATTTATCTGGATTTGATTCAGGTAACGGTAGTATTGAAATTGAAACGGGTATATCAAAGGTATCCATGTTTGAACCAAGTGCCAACTTCCATTATCTACTTGATGATTCAATTCTGGTTTTTCAGCGTATTAGTAACTTGAAAATCGGACTTGCACAGCTGAATATAATGAATAAAGGAAATGCGCTAATGAGTCCATTTTCTAAAGTTATTCCTCCGGATTTGAAATTTACAATGGAGTATGCAGGTGTACTACTAGAATTTGGAACTACTCTATACATCATGGAATTTAACAAAATTGAATATTCGTTGGCTTCTGCTACTATTGACCCATTAGATATTTCTAAAAGGTACAAAGGTCATTGTTCAGTTGGATCATTGTGTTTTCTAATCAAAGACCGAAGGATAGCTCAGAGATTATCAAAAGTATTAGATTGCTCTTTTAAAGTACTACTAGTCAACACATCTGTGCTTAATTTCGAGAGCTTGCAGGTGGAGAGTAGCTACTTCCGGGTTTGTTTATCACCAACATCTTTTATTCGGCTATTATGGCTGGAAAACAAGATAGCTGCAATGAAAATTATGTACTCTGAGAAAATGGATGACTTTTCCACTAACTCTTTTTCATTCGCTGATAAAGGTAGGTTCTTTTCACCAAGCTTAAAGTCCGCGCAAGTGCTATCTTATAATTTATGTGTGGGGTGGATTTTTGACATTGATAATTATAATGATAGTGGTTTAATATGGGGATACGAGCGACTATTTGCAGCTTACGATATGCCTTATGGCAAGTTGACTCTTTTGGATGCTTACTTTTGCCCAGCATATGGTTATGCCTCAAATACTTTCTATGTAAAAGGCAATGAACGTGAAACGATGAATCGCAGTTATTTACCAAGCATGCAAATTTATTATATGTTAATAGAGGAAGATGGAAAGAAAGATTTTGTTGTTAATGTGAAAGGAGAAGAGCTTGATATTAGCCTACTTAGTGACTTTGTTACAATTGCTGAGAAGGCAATTCAGTCGGTTCATAAGGTTCAAACGCTAAAAAAAGCCATGATAGATCCCATTGGTTTAAATCGCAAAGGGAAGCCACGCAATGCTGATTGGAGCTACTTAGATTATTACCCAATAAGTGTGAGATCAGTAAAATGCATTATTGACTATGCAGGGTGTGCTCTACATATTTATTCCGAAGATGATATTGAGAATAATACTTGTGCTCTTGAAATCAGGAGTCCAGCTTACGAAGTTGAATTTGAATATCAATACTTACCCCATAACCTACAATCTCATTGGCTCAGAATGTTAGTTACAGTGAACGCTACTCGTAATACATTTTTCCCTACTTGTACACCAATAATAAGAGATTTGCGCCGAAACTTCAGTGAAATATTAAATCGACCAATCAACCAAACACCTATTAGTGCCAGCAATTCTGAAAAACCAAGTATAAACTATCATAATATTTTGAAATCTTTTGATCTTGCAATATTCATTGATATCGGCCAACAGGAACTTAGTCTGACGTGTGAACCACATGCTAAGGTACAAACATGCATCGGTTTCGAAAAGCTTGCGATCAAAGTTTTTAGCAATGAAATTCTTTCTGATGATCCTCTAATTATGTCCATTGAGGTGTGTGATCTAATCGCTACCTTTAGACACATTTATTCTCGTGAAGTTGGAGCTTCACTTTCGCTACGACATATTAATACTGTTTTCAATTTAACCCAAATGGATACTATTAGGATGTATGGTTCTACTCTAATATCCGAACCATCGTTATATTTCAATATCGAGCATGTCAGGGACCTAAAGGTTTTCCTCGAGCTATGGTCAGTGGACGATGATCCAAGTTTAAGAGGTGATGGCCTGTTTAGTGGCAAAGCTACGCATGATACAGTTTCATTGGTTTCAAGTGTACCGCATTCATCTAAAACATCAAATTTTACTTGGCAATACTTTATTGGCGTTACGGGGGTTACGGCAGATGTCAACCTTGGGCCATCATTAGGCATTGTGGGAATGGCTTGCGATACAATATGGACTGTTTCGGAGCAAGATAAATATTACACGCATAGTTTGACACTATCTATGGGTGAGATTAATATGTGCTCCGCTGGAAGATTAGGGGGATCTATGACTATTAAAGATATGAATGTCTTATCTCGACTAAGTTGGATTCTCAAAAGGGATAAGGTTGCTATGCCCGTTATATCATTTACATTAGAAATTACATCTGTGGAGAGTAAGTTGTCTAGCGATTACAATATGTTTTTCATTGGAATAATCCAGGACATGGCTATCAAAGCTTTTAATGAAATTGATGAGGACGGAGTTGTTGCCGATTTATTATCTGTTGCGGTTTCACTTCACAGCTTGCAGGTCTTTACAACATCATTAGCGTCTGCTAATATCTATGACATCTACAAGAAAGTTGCTCAACTAGCAGGGGACAATGAACCAATCCAACCGAAGGAAATTAGAGAGAAAGATGCCGAAGGAGCTAGCTCAAATACTCCTGGAACTTTTGACTCCTTAACTACACTAAGAACCAAGTTTTCATTGGATATTGGTCTACTCCGTTTGCAGGTTTCAACTAGCACACTATTCGATTCGCATGTGTTAGTATTGAAAGCCACTAATATTACAGCGAATACATTATTGGAATCTAGTGTTAATATAAAAACAGAACTTAACTGGCAATTGCATAAAATATCCCTTTCTTTGTCAACATTAAAACACGATCTGGACGATAAAAAGGTTAATGAGATTGGTATAATGGAATATGTTGCTCTCGCTTCTAGTGCTTCTGGAGGAATGATTGTTGATGCACCATCAATCTACATAGCCATGACGGTGTGGGAACTACCACCTTCAAATGTACTTGAGTATTTGTTTTCCAGTAGTTTTGGTGGTACAATTGATGTGAAATGGAATTTAGCTCCAATTGGCTTCTTCAGAGAACTATGGAATACACATGTAAACTCTATGAAAATGCGCCACGTTCACGAGGGTGCAAGAGCTTTAAATATCTTGGAGGGTGAACAACTTGAAGATATGAAATTGGAAGTTAATCTTGGCGATGAATACAAGTACGTTCCACTCCAACCGCCACACATTGAAGTTCCAAGAATTAAAGAATTAGGTGATGCTACCCCTCCAATTGAATGGTTCGGCGTAAATAGAGATAGCTTTCCTGGACTTACCCATCAGGTCATGATTATTCCCTTACAGCAATTATCTAAATTCGCGGAAAGGAAGTATGCAAAAGCACTACGGAGGTGA
- the GAA1 gene encoding GPI-anchor transamidase subunit GAA1 (Syntenic homolog of Ashbya gossypii AGR087C; Syntenic homolog of Saccharomyces cerevisiae YLR088W (GAA1)) encodes MAVIEKLYRRIVDMGLVPKIIASLPRISMLCALLGVVWLTVFIPMEGQYRRTYISENALMPSQAYSYFRESEWNILRGYRKELEAIQQLPVHERNLQVSTWMENYGAKTAIYEDSEYGETLYGILHSPRGDGTEAMVLAAPWTTVDGLYNNGGVGLSIALARFFSRWPVWSKNIIIVLSEDPGASLKAWLQAYHGTLDFTGGSIESAIVLDYPGESNYFQYMEVSYHGLNGAVPNLDLVNIAVHIIEHEGMKASLHGIPIEEMGDNTFKSRLKVMLLGIRDMALSGVKKTTGHEVFSGWRIQSITLRAHGNNGQFDVTTFGRVPEAIFRSVNNLLEKFHQSFFFYLMLAPRYFVSIGSYLPSAIAFSVSFAIASLDCILNNEYSSLPMLSIYNIWAVLAFAIALLISFLTSQAFAKLPLPALLLLFNLGLSTVSMTVRSYKIKKPFSYRFKSFAYLYFSLVLNSLLVVNFALAFAIGILAFPMTLVKTTSNGVLRERLRNSMLLLISNPFIATWIYVHIFESQLQGMSVFYSLVDAWHKLGCWTWYVLCIGWYPAWILVAYSSIDSTPVVTENKKSL; translated from the coding sequence ATGGCGGTAATTGAGAAGCTCTATCGGAGGATCGTTGATATGGGCTTAGTTCCCAAGATTATTGCCTCTCTACCTAGAATATCAATGCTCTGTGCATTGTTAGGCGTCGTATGGTTGACGGTATTCATACCCATGGAAGGTCAATACCGTAGAACTTATATCTCTGAGAATGCTTTAATGCCTTCACAAGCTTATAGTTACTTCAGGGAAAGTGAATGGAACATTTTAAGAGGTTATAGAAAGGAATTGGAAGCTATCCAACAATTGCCAGTACACGAACGTAATTTACAAGTTAGTACATGGATGGAGAATTACGGCGCTAAAACGGCTATTTATGAAGATTCTGAATATGGAGAGACTCTATATGGTATACTACATTCTCCTAGAGGAGATGGTACTGAAGCGATGGTGTTGGCTGCTCCCTGGACTACCGTTGATGGACTTTACAATAATGGTGGTGTTGGGCTATCGATTGCGCTTGCCCGGTTTTTCTCAAGGTGGCCAGTATGGTCTAAGAATATAATCATTGTGCTTAGTGAAGACCCTGGTGCTTCTTTAAAAGCTTGGCTGCAGGCTTATCATGGTACACTTGATTTTACGGGCGGTTCAATCGAATCCGCTATTGTGTTAGACTACCCCGGCGAGAGTAATTACTTCCAGTATATGGAAGTGAGCTACCATGGTCTCAATGGTGCTGTTCCTAATTTAGATCTTGTGAATATAGCAGTGCATATTATTGAACATGAGGGTATGAAGGCGTCGTTGCATGGAATTCCAATAGAAGAAATGGGGGATAATACATTCAAATCGCGGTTGAAAGTGATGTTACTGGGCATCAGAGACATGGCTTTATCCGGTGTGAAGAAAACTACAGGCCATGAAGTCTTTAGTGGGTGGAGAATTCAGTCTATTACATTAAGAGCCCATGGCAATAACGGTCAATTTGATGTCACGACATTTGGACGTGTACCAGAAGCTATTTTTAGGTCTGTTAACAATCTACTTGAGAAATTTCATCAATCGTTCTTCTTTTACTTGATGCTTGCTCCCAGATACTTTGTTTCTATTGGCAGTTACCTACCTTCTGCCATTGCATTTTCTGTGTCTTTCGCTATTGCATCCTTGGACTGTATTCTCAACAACGAATATTCGTCATTACCAATGCTTTCAATTTATAATATATGGGCGGTCCTAGCGTTTGCAATTGCATTGTTGATTTCATTCCTAACTTCACAAGCATTTGCTAAACTGCCGTTGCCAGCTTTACTGCTCCTTTTCAATTTAGGATTAAGTACCGTCTCGATGACTGTCAGAAGTTATAAAATTAAGAAGCCTTTTTCATACCGGTTTAAGTCCTTTGCATATCTATACTTTTCGCTTGTCCTTAACTCATTGTTGGTGGTCAATTTTGCGCTTGCATTTGCTATTGGGATCCTTGCATTTCCTATGACATTAGTCAAGACCACCAGCAACGGGGTTCTACGTGAAAGACTCCGGAATTCGATGTTATTATTGATCTCTAACCCATTCATAGCGACATGGATATATGTGCACATCTTTGAGTCTCAACTACAAGGTATGTCTGTGTTCTATAGTCTAGTTGATGCCTGGCATAAATTAGGTTGTTGGACCTGGTATGTGTTATGCATTGGGTGGTATCCCGCCTGGATATTGGTGGCCTATTCAAGCATCGATTCTACCCCAGTCGTTACTGAGAATAAAAAGTCACTTTAG